From Larus michahellis chromosome 8, bLarMic1.1, whole genome shotgun sequence, one genomic window encodes:
- the SLC29A4 gene encoding equilibrative nucleoside transporter 4 isoform X1 produces MPQSRRGGGRSATMGSVGAERFKELSPVGTPEGNVVMSFSFDSYQLEEDELQRGSQAKGVLTFMEPVTEDPEPQDRYHGIYFAMLLAGVGFLLPYNSFITDVDYLHHKYPGTSIVFDMSLTYILVALVAVILNNALVELLSLHTRISVGYLFALGPLLFVSICDVWLELFTRRQAYAINLVAVGVVAFGCTVQQSSFYGYTGLLPKRYTQGVMTGESTAGVIISLSRIFTKLLLSDEKENTVIFFFISIGMELTCFILHLLVKRTRFVRYYTACSRKGLPEPRGAGDHGTGYRIHHDVTTEDVRFENRPRGQLSSPRGSPGPEAELAGSGTYMRFDVPRPKIKRSWPSFRDMLLHRYVVSRLIWAYMLSIAMTYFITLCLFPGLESEIHNCTLGEWLPILIMAIFNLSDFVGKILAALPYDWRGTHLLVYSCLRVVFIPLFIMCVYPNGKPTFGHPAWPCIFSLLMGITNGYFGSVPMILAAGKVSPEQRELAGNTMTVSYMTGLTLGSAVAYFAYSLTSTSHSTCFYTETSNGSFTSGY; encoded by the exons ATGCCGCAGAGCCGCCGCGGCGGAGGGAG GTCGGCCACCATGGGCTCGGTGGGAGCCGAGCGCTTCAAGGAGCTGAGCCCGGTGGGGACGCCGGAGGGCAACGTGGTGATGAGCTTCAGCTTCGACAGCTACCAGCTGGAGGAGGACGAGCTGCAGCGGGGCAGCCAGGCCAAGGGCGTCCTCACCTTCATGGAGCCCG TTACTGAGGATCCTGAGCCACAGGATCGATACCATGGGATTTACTTCGccatgctgctggctggggtAGGATTTCTTCTGCCGTATAACAGCTTTATCACCGATGTGGACTACCTGCACCATAAATACCCAG GGACCTCCATCGTCTTCGACATGAGCCTCACCTACATCCTGGTGGCCTTGgtggccgtcatcctcaacaACGCGCTGGTGGAGTTGCTGAGCTTGCACACCCGGATCTCTGTGG GATACCTCTTTGCCCTGGGGCCCCTGCTCTTCGTTAGCATCTGCGACGTCTGGCTGGAGCTCTTCACCCGCCGGCAAGCCTACGCCATCAACCTGGTGGCCGTCGGGGTGGTGGCCTTTGGCTGCACAG TGCAGCAATCCAGCTTCTACGGCTACACGGGGCTGCTGCCCAAGCGCTACACGCAGGGGGTGATGACGGGCGAGA GCACCGCTGGGGTCATCATCTCACTCAGCCGCATCTTCACCAAGCTGCTGCTGTCGGATGAGAAGGAGAACACGGTCATCTTCTTCTTCATCTCCATCGGCATGGAGCTGACGTGCTTCATCCTCCACCTCCTGGTGAAGCGTACCCGCTTTGTCCGCTACTACACCGCCTGCTCCCGCAAGGGTCTTCCCGAGCCCCGGGGGGCTGGTGACCATGGGACGGGCTACCGCATCCACCACGATGTCACCACCGAGGACGTGCGATTT GAGAACCGGCCGCGGGGACAGCTGAGCTCCCCCCGGGGCAGCCCAGGCCCCGAAGCTGAGCTGGCCGGCAGCGGCACCTACATGCGCTTTGACGTCCCTCGGCCCAAAATCAAGAGGAGCTGGCCCAGCTTCAGAG ACATGCTGCTCCACCGCTACGTCGTGTCCCGGCTCATCTGGGCCTACATGCTCTCCATCGCCATGACCTACTTCATCACGCTGTGCCTCTTTCCCGGGCTGGAGTCAGAGATCCACAACTGCACGCTGGGGGAATGGCTCCCCATCCTCATCATGGCCATCTTCAACCTCTCCGACTTCGTTGGCAAG ATCCTGGCTGCCCTGCCCTACGACTGGAGAGGGACCCACCTCCTCGTCTACTCCTGCCTCCGTGTGGTCTTCATCCCCCTCTTCATCATGTGCGTCTACCCCAATGGGAAGCCCACCTTTGGCCACCCTGCCTGGCCCTGCATCTTCTCTCTCCTCATGGGTATCACCAACGGCTACTTCGGCAGCGTCCCCATGATCCTGGCCGCTGGGAAAGTGAGCCCTGAGCAGCGGGAGCTGGCAG GGAACACCATGACCGTGTCCTACATGACGGGCTTAACGCTGGGCTCTGCCGTGGCGTATTTTGCCTACAGCCTCACCAGTACCTCCCACAGTACCTGTTTCTACACCGAAACCTCCAACGGCTCCTTTACGTCGGGGTACTGA
- the SLC29A4 gene encoding equilibrative nucleoside transporter 4 isoform X2 has product MGSVGAERFKELSPVGTPEGNVVMSFSFDSYQLEEDELQRGSQAKGVLTFMEPVTEDPEPQDRYHGIYFAMLLAGVGFLLPYNSFITDVDYLHHKYPGTSIVFDMSLTYILVALVAVILNNALVELLSLHTRISVGYLFALGPLLFVSICDVWLELFTRRQAYAINLVAVGVVAFGCTVQQSSFYGYTGLLPKRYTQGVMTGESTAGVIISLSRIFTKLLLSDEKENTVIFFFISIGMELTCFILHLLVKRTRFVRYYTACSRKGLPEPRGAGDHGTGYRIHHDVTTEDVRFENRPRGQLSSPRGSPGPEAELAGSGTYMRFDVPRPKIKRSWPSFRDMLLHRYVVSRLIWAYMLSIAMTYFITLCLFPGLESEIHNCTLGEWLPILIMAIFNLSDFVGKILAALPYDWRGTHLLVYSCLRVVFIPLFIMCVYPNGKPTFGHPAWPCIFSLLMGITNGYFGSVPMILAAGKVSPEQRELAGNTMTVSYMTGLTLGSAVAYFAYSLTSTSHSTCFYTETSNGSFTSGY; this is encoded by the exons ATGGGCTCGGTGGGAGCCGAGCGCTTCAAGGAGCTGAGCCCGGTGGGGACGCCGGAGGGCAACGTGGTGATGAGCTTCAGCTTCGACAGCTACCAGCTGGAGGAGGACGAGCTGCAGCGGGGCAGCCAGGCCAAGGGCGTCCTCACCTTCATGGAGCCCG TTACTGAGGATCCTGAGCCACAGGATCGATACCATGGGATTTACTTCGccatgctgctggctggggtAGGATTTCTTCTGCCGTATAACAGCTTTATCACCGATGTGGACTACCTGCACCATAAATACCCAG GGACCTCCATCGTCTTCGACATGAGCCTCACCTACATCCTGGTGGCCTTGgtggccgtcatcctcaacaACGCGCTGGTGGAGTTGCTGAGCTTGCACACCCGGATCTCTGTGG GATACCTCTTTGCCCTGGGGCCCCTGCTCTTCGTTAGCATCTGCGACGTCTGGCTGGAGCTCTTCACCCGCCGGCAAGCCTACGCCATCAACCTGGTGGCCGTCGGGGTGGTGGCCTTTGGCTGCACAG TGCAGCAATCCAGCTTCTACGGCTACACGGGGCTGCTGCCCAAGCGCTACACGCAGGGGGTGATGACGGGCGAGA GCACCGCTGGGGTCATCATCTCACTCAGCCGCATCTTCACCAAGCTGCTGCTGTCGGATGAGAAGGAGAACACGGTCATCTTCTTCTTCATCTCCATCGGCATGGAGCTGACGTGCTTCATCCTCCACCTCCTGGTGAAGCGTACCCGCTTTGTCCGCTACTACACCGCCTGCTCCCGCAAGGGTCTTCCCGAGCCCCGGGGGGCTGGTGACCATGGGACGGGCTACCGCATCCACCACGATGTCACCACCGAGGACGTGCGATTT GAGAACCGGCCGCGGGGACAGCTGAGCTCCCCCCGGGGCAGCCCAGGCCCCGAAGCTGAGCTGGCCGGCAGCGGCACCTACATGCGCTTTGACGTCCCTCGGCCCAAAATCAAGAGGAGCTGGCCCAGCTTCAGAG ACATGCTGCTCCACCGCTACGTCGTGTCCCGGCTCATCTGGGCCTACATGCTCTCCATCGCCATGACCTACTTCATCACGCTGTGCCTCTTTCCCGGGCTGGAGTCAGAGATCCACAACTGCACGCTGGGGGAATGGCTCCCCATCCTCATCATGGCCATCTTCAACCTCTCCGACTTCGTTGGCAAG ATCCTGGCTGCCCTGCCCTACGACTGGAGAGGGACCCACCTCCTCGTCTACTCCTGCCTCCGTGTGGTCTTCATCCCCCTCTTCATCATGTGCGTCTACCCCAATGGGAAGCCCACCTTTGGCCACCCTGCCTGGCCCTGCATCTTCTCTCTCCTCATGGGTATCACCAACGGCTACTTCGGCAGCGTCCCCATGATCCTGGCCGCTGGGAAAGTGAGCCCTGAGCAGCGGGAGCTGGCAG GGAACACCATGACCGTGTCCTACATGACGGGCTTAACGCTGGGCTCTGCCGTGGCGTATTTTGCCTACAGCCTCACCAGTACCTCCCACAGTACCTGTTTCTACACCGAAACCTCCAACGGCTCCTTTACGTCGGGGTACTGA